Proteins from a genomic interval of Diaphorobacter sp. HDW4A:
- a CDS encoding AEC family transporter translates to MLSVFSVTFPFFALVLCGYLATRGKVLPLSAISGLNTFVLYFALPCMLYRFGAQTPIRQLLDPAVAGVYLLCGLILVAATIALTKRGNIGWNDAAFGALVVAFPNTGFMGVPLLVALLGDQSAGPVILTMAIDMIITTSLCIALSRLDGADAHSAATAVKNALRGMATNPMPWSIALGALASAVGWQLPEPVNKTIAMLAGAASPVALFTIGAVLARSQMNAHEQVPVLQYVPLALAKLLVHPLLIWLGCQAAITLGVALSPFTVTVLVLLAALPSASNVALLVERFGAHGGRVARVILVSTALAFFSFSLAVALMV, encoded by the coding sequence GTGCTGTCCGTCTTCTCCGTCACCTTCCCGTTTTTTGCCCTGGTGCTGTGCGGCTATCTGGCCACACGGGGCAAGGTGCTGCCGCTGTCAGCCATCAGCGGGCTCAACACCTTCGTGCTGTACTTCGCGCTGCCGTGCATGCTCTACCGCTTCGGCGCGCAGACCCCGATTCGCCAGCTGCTTGATCCAGCGGTTGCGGGCGTCTACCTGCTGTGCGGTCTGATTCTGGTCGCCGCCACCATCGCGCTCACCAAGCGCGGCAACATCGGCTGGAACGATGCCGCCTTCGGCGCACTGGTCGTGGCCTTTCCGAACACCGGCTTCATGGGCGTGCCCTTGCTGGTCGCGCTGTTGGGCGATCAGAGCGCAGGTCCTGTGATCCTCACCATGGCGATCGACATGATCATCACGACTTCGCTGTGCATCGCCCTTTCACGGCTGGATGGCGCAGACGCTCATAGTGCAGCCACAGCGGTCAAGAACGCCCTGCGCGGCATGGCAACCAATCCCATGCCTTGGTCCATCGCACTGGGTGCGCTCGCCTCTGCGGTCGGCTGGCAACTGCCCGAGCCTGTGAACAAGACCATCGCCATGCTAGCGGGTGCTGCTTCTCCCGTGGCCTTGTTCACGATTGGCGCGGTGCTCGCTCGGTCGCAGATGAACGCGCATGAGCAGGTGCCCGTATTGCAATACGTGCCGCTCGCGCTGGCCAAGCTGCTCGTGCATCCGCTGCTGATCTGGCTGGGGTGTCAGGCGGCGATTACTCTCGGCGTGGCGCTCTCTCCCTTTACTGTGACGGTGCTTGTGCTTCTGGCTGCTTTGCCCAGTGCCAGCAATGTGGCGTTGTTGGTGGAGCGGTTTGGGGCGCACGGGGGACGGGTGGCGCGGGTCATCCTTGTGTCGACTGCGTTGGCGTTCTTTTCTTTTTCTTTGGCTGTGGCGTTGATGGTCTGA
- a CDS encoding acyl-CoA dehydrogenase family protein — protein MADHSYLKWPFFDAQHEALALELDAWAQQNIAHEHDPDVDAECRELVKQLGKAGWLRHAIAGTAYGGAGEQIDTRAICLIRETLARHSGLADFAFAMQGLGSGAISLAGTDGQKQRYLTRVVKGEAIAAFALSEPNAGSDVAAMSCEARLDGDHYVINGEKTWISNGGIADFYVVFVRTGEAPGARGITALIVDAETPGFEIAERIDVIAPHPLARLKFSDCRVPLTQRVGTAGEGFKVAMRTLDVFRTSVAAAALGFARRALDEALQRATTRKMFSGMLADFQLTQAKLAQMTTQIDSAALLTYRAAWQRDQGQSVTREAAMAKMVATENAQQVIDAAVQLWGGLGVVSEQPVERLYREIRALRIYEGATEVQQLIIARELLKDVAARAV, from the coding sequence ATGGCCGATCACAGCTATCTGAAATGGCCGTTCTTCGATGCGCAGCATGAAGCCCTGGCATTGGAGCTTGATGCTTGGGCGCAGCAGAACATCGCGCATGAACACGACCCCGATGTGGATGCCGAATGCCGCGAGCTGGTAAAGCAATTGGGCAAGGCGGGCTGGCTCCGGCATGCGATTGCAGGGACTGCATACGGCGGTGCGGGCGAGCAGATCGACACCCGCGCGATTTGCCTGATCCGGGAGACGCTCGCGCGCCACAGCGGCCTTGCCGATTTCGCGTTCGCAATGCAGGGGTTGGGCTCGGGCGCGATTTCTCTGGCGGGTACCGATGGGCAGAAGCAGCGCTATCTCACGCGTGTCGTCAAGGGTGAGGCGATTGCGGCGTTTGCGCTTTCCGAACCGAATGCCGGATCGGACGTGGCGGCGATGAGCTGCGAGGCGCGGCTCGACGGCGATCACTACGTTATCAACGGCGAGAAGACCTGGATCTCCAACGGTGGCATCGCCGACTTCTACGTGGTCTTTGTGCGCACCGGCGAAGCACCCGGCGCGCGCGGCATCACGGCGCTGATCGTCGATGCGGAAACACCGGGCTTCGAGATCGCCGAGCGTATCGACGTGATCGCGCCGCATCCGCTCGCGCGTCTCAAATTCAGCGACTGCCGCGTACCGCTCACGCAGCGCGTGGGCACGGCGGGCGAGGGCTTCAAGGTGGCGATGCGTACGCTCGACGTGTTCCGCACCTCCGTCGCTGCCGCCGCGCTGGGCTTTGCGCGGCGTGCGCTCGACGAGGCGCTGCAGCGCGCCACGACACGCAAGATGTTCAGTGGCATGCTTGCGGATTTTCAGCTTACACAGGCCAAGCTCGCGCAGATGACCACGCAGATCGACAGCGCCGCGCTGCTCACCTACCGCGCGGCATGGCAGCGCGATCAGGGCCAGAGCGTCACGCGTGAGGCGGCCATGGCCAAGATGGTCGCGACCGAAAACGCGCAGCAGGTGATCGACGCGGCCGTGCAATTGTGGGGCGGCCTTGGCGTGGTGAGCGAGCAGCCGGTGGAGCGCCTGTACCGCGAGATCCGCGCGCTGCGCATCTACGAAGGCGCGACTGAAGTGCAGCAGCTCATCATCGCGCGGGAGCTGCTCAAAGACGTTGCCGCACGCGCCGTCTGA
- a CDS encoding benzoate-CoA ligase family protein, translating to MSYTAHVDTFAATHLPPPELQPEFHFDLPELQFPERLNCATELLDRHVREGRGDRLALQAPGVRWSYAHLLEQANRIANVLVRDMGLVPGNRVLLFGPNNPMMVASWFGVVKAGGIVVSAMPLLRAKELSAIADIAQISHALCDERLREEVEATCKKVSGLESVRYFNAPLSAAQSLEAAMANASPAFENVDTAAVDTCLFGFTSGTTGVPKATMHFHRDVMAVCACWPKHVLRANADDVFIGSPPIAFTFGLGGQVLFPMSVGASMALIEKVGAQQLVEGIEQFGATVMFTAPTSYRTMSAFADRIRQSTLRKCVSAGEALNASTRAMWKDGTGIEIIDGLGSTEMLHIFISHREDEAHAGATGKAVPGYRARVVDDEGHEVAIGTVGKLAVQGPTGCRYLNDERQRKYVMGGWNMTGDAYVMDANGYFVYQARTDDMIISAGYNIAAPEVEDALMAHPSVAECAVIGVPDTERGQIVKAFVVLKAGSAEDDAMVRQLQDFVKQTVAPYKYPRAIEFVKTLPRTATGKLQRFKLHNA from the coding sequence ATGTCCTACACCGCTCACGTGGATACTTTCGCGGCCACACATCTTCCGCCGCCCGAGTTGCAGCCGGAGTTTCATTTCGATCTGCCGGAGCTGCAGTTTCCCGAACGACTGAATTGCGCGACCGAACTGCTAGACCGCCATGTGCGCGAGGGCCGGGGAGACCGACTCGCGCTGCAGGCACCCGGCGTGCGCTGGAGCTATGCGCATCTGCTGGAGCAGGCCAATCGCATCGCCAACGTGCTCGTGCGCGACATGGGCCTCGTGCCCGGCAATCGCGTGCTGCTGTTCGGTCCGAACAATCCCATGATGGTCGCGAGCTGGTTCGGCGTGGTCAAGGCCGGTGGCATCGTGGTGAGCGCCATGCCGCTGCTGCGCGCCAAGGAGTTGTCGGCCATCGCGGACATCGCCCAGATCAGCCATGCGTTGTGCGACGAGCGTCTGCGCGAAGAGGTCGAGGCGACCTGCAAAAAAGTCTCTGGTTTGGAGAGCGTGCGCTACTTCAACGCGCCACTGTCGGCTGCGCAATCGCTCGAAGCCGCGATGGCGAACGCATCGCCCGCATTCGAAAATGTCGACACCGCCGCGGTCGACACCTGTCTGTTCGGCTTCACCTCTGGAACCACCGGCGTGCCCAAGGCCACCATGCATTTCCATCGCGATGTGATGGCGGTCTGCGCGTGCTGGCCAAAGCATGTGCTGCGTGCGAATGCGGATGATGTTTTCATCGGCAGCCCGCCGATTGCGTTCACCTTCGGGCTTGGCGGACAGGTGCTGTTTCCGATGTCGGTGGGTGCGTCCATGGCGTTGATCGAGAAGGTGGGCGCGCAGCAGCTCGTCGAAGGCATCGAGCAGTTCGGCGCCACGGTGATGTTCACCGCGCCCACGTCGTACCGCACGATGTCCGCGTTCGCCGACCGCATCCGCCAAAGCACGCTGCGCAAATGCGTGTCGGCAGGAGAAGCGCTGAATGCGTCAACGCGCGCGATGTGGAAGGATGGCACGGGCATCGAGATCATCGACGGCCTTGGCTCCACCGAGATGCTGCACATCTTCATCTCGCACCGCGAAGACGAGGCCCATGCGGGCGCGACCGGCAAGGCCGTTCCCGGCTACCGCGCGCGGGTGGTGGATGACGAGGGCCACGAGGTCGCGATCGGCACCGTCGGCAAGCTTGCGGTGCAGGGGCCCACGGGCTGCCGCTATCTCAACGACGAGCGCCAGCGCAAGTACGTGATGGGCGGCTGGAACATGACGGGTGACGCTTATGTGATGGATGCGAATGGCTATTTCGTCTACCAGGCACGCACCGACGACATGATCATCTCGGCGGGCTACAACATCGCCGCGCCCGAGGTGGAAGACGCGCTGATGGCGCATCCCTCGGTCGCCGAGTGTGCGGTGATCGGAGTGCCCGACACGGAGCGTGGCCAGATCGTCAAGGCGTTCGTGGTGCTCAAGGCGGGCAGTGCGGAAGACGATGCCATGGTGCGGCAGTTGCAGGACTTCGTGAAGCAGACCGTGGCGCCCTACAAGTACCCGCGCGCCATCGAATTCGTGAAGACGTTGCCGCGCACCGCGACCGGAAAGCTGCAGCGCTTCAAGCTGCACAACGCGTGA
- a CDS encoding thioesterase family protein: MTQADITTIPQPARRFARPVPIRFAHCDPAGIIFFPQYLMLFNGLVEDWFNEGLGVSYAGMLGDQRTGLPIVHLECDFRAVTRMGETVEFGLTVTRMGSRSLTLDMDCHGAGGADGVLRVSARKVLVFTSLDTHEAIAAPAHIRAAIERWMNDE; this comes from the coding sequence ATGACGCAAGCCGACATCACCACCATTCCACAGCCTGCGCGGCGATTTGCGCGGCCGGTGCCGATCCGCTTTGCGCACTGCGATCCGGCGGGAATCATCTTTTTCCCGCAGTACCTCATGCTGTTCAACGGACTAGTGGAGGACTGGTTCAACGAGGGGCTCGGCGTCTCGTATGCCGGGATGCTTGGCGATCAGCGCACGGGTCTGCCCATCGTGCATCTGGAGTGCGACTTCCGCGCGGTCACGCGCATGGGTGAGACAGTCGAATTCGGCCTGACGGTGACCCGCATGGGATCGCGTTCGCTCACTCTGGACATGGACTGCCACGGCGCGGGCGGCGCGGACGGCGTGCTGCGTGTGTCCGCGCGCAAGGTGCTGGTCTTCACGAGCCTGGATACCCACGAAGCCATCGCCGCACCCGCGCACATACGTGCCGCGATTGAGCGTTGGATGAACGACGAATAA
- a CDS encoding ATP-dependent helicase, with protein MSVGLNLAQLQAVHYTEGPCLVLAGAGSGKTRVITHKIAKLIENGLAPKRIAAITFTNKAAAEMRERATGLIGRQAKDVLVCTFHALGVRMVREDGHALGLKPQFSILDQDDVTGILKDCAGGTTDVATARQWQWTISGWKNNGWDARKALAMAQDDNDRSIALIMQRYEERLTAYQSVDFDDLIGMPMRLLKHHPEVRAKWQRLLGHVLVDEYQDTNATQYELLKMLVGERAHFTAVGDDDQSIYGWRGATLDNLKKLPIDYPQLKLIKLEQNYRSTSAILRAANNVIQPNPKLFPKTLFSELGEGEPVRIVDCDTEEHEAERIVARIQSLRAAHNPQPAWKDFAVLYRANHQAKPIEKALRKANIPYKVSGGTSFFDRAEIKDLCAWFRLWINNDDDPAFLRAITTPKRGIGHTTLGKLGEFSAQYKLSMFGSLFNHMLEAMLPRKAHESLVEFGRYINDLEYRARHTLGVDASRAFMMDWLKEIGYEQHIYDSEDSETVAAARWSNVLEFSDWMVQRAGGKIEDAASTTMATETKSLLEVAKNIALLSTIGEREQDQDMVVLSTLHASKGLEWPHVMLTGVTEGMLPFKLDDDDGKQLKVSDETLQRLQEERRLMYVGITRAQRTLAVSWTKRRKKGRDMVTTQPSRFIAEMGLDASTAREDPRAKLRALRDEFARKAQIAPDTNA; from the coding sequence ATGTCCGTTGGACTCAATCTGGCTCAGCTCCAAGCCGTCCATTACACCGAAGGCCCGTGCCTCGTGCTGGCAGGGGCGGGTTCGGGCAAAACGCGGGTGATCACGCACAAGATCGCGAAACTCATCGAGAACGGTCTCGCCCCCAAGCGCATTGCAGCCATCACCTTCACGAACAAGGCCGCAGCAGAAATGCGCGAGCGCGCAACAGGTCTGATCGGCAGACAGGCCAAGGATGTGCTGGTCTGCACCTTCCACGCGCTGGGCGTGCGCATGGTGCGCGAGGACGGACATGCGCTCGGCTTGAAACCCCAGTTCAGCATCCTTGATCAGGACGACGTGACCGGCATCCTCAAGGACTGCGCGGGTGGCACCACCGACGTGGCCACCGCGCGCCAGTGGCAGTGGACCATCAGCGGCTGGAAGAACAACGGCTGGGACGCCCGCAAGGCGCTCGCCATGGCGCAGGACGACAACGACCGCAGCATCGCGCTCATCATGCAGCGTTACGAGGAACGTCTGACCGCTTACCAGAGCGTGGATTTCGACGACCTCATCGGCATGCCGATGCGGCTGCTCAAGCACCATCCGGAGGTGCGCGCCAAGTGGCAACGCCTGCTCGGGCATGTGCTGGTCGACGAGTACCAGGACACCAACGCCACGCAGTACGAGCTGCTCAAGATGCTGGTAGGCGAGCGCGCGCACTTCACCGCTGTGGGCGACGATGACCAGTCGATCTACGGCTGGCGCGGCGCGACTTTGGACAATTTGAAGAAGCTGCCCATCGACTATCCACAGCTCAAACTCATCAAGCTGGAGCAGAACTACCGCTCGACCTCGGCCATCCTGCGCGCGGCCAACAACGTGATCCAACCCAACCCCAAGCTGTTCCCGAAGACACTGTTTTCAGAACTCGGCGAAGGCGAGCCGGTGCGCATCGTCGATTGCGATACAGAAGAGCACGAGGCCGAGCGTATCGTGGCTCGCATCCAGAGCCTGCGCGCCGCGCACAATCCGCAACCCGCCTGGAAGGATTTCGCGGTGCTCTACCGCGCCAACCACCAGGCCAAACCCATCGAGAAGGCGCTGCGCAAGGCGAACATTCCGTACAAGGTCTCGGGCGGCACGAGCTTCTTTGATCGCGCGGAAATCAAGGACCTGTGTGCCTGGTTCCGCCTGTGGATCAACAACGACGACGACCCCGCATTCCTGCGCGCCATCACCACACCCAAGCGCGGCATCGGCCACACCACGCTAGGCAAGCTCGGCGAGTTTTCGGCGCAGTACAAGCTCAGCATGTTCGGCTCGCTGTTCAACCACATGCTCGAAGCCATGCTGCCGCGCAAGGCGCATGAAAGCCTCGTCGAGTTCGGCCGCTACATCAACGATCTGGAATACCGCGCCCGCCACACGCTGGGCGTCGACGCATCACGTGCCTTCATGATGGACTGGCTCAAAGAGATCGGCTACGAGCAGCACATCTACGACAGCGAGGACAGCGAGACCGTCGCCGCTGCGCGCTGGAGCAACGTGCTCGAATTCAGCGACTGGATGGTCCAGCGCGCGGGCGGAAAGATCGAAGACGCGGCAAGCACGACGATGGCGACCGAAACCAAGAGCCTGCTTGAAGTGGCCAAGAACATTGCGCTCCTGTCCACCATCGGAGAGCGCGAACAGGACCAGGACATGGTCGTGCTCTCCACGCTGCATGCCTCCAAGGGCCTCGAATGGCCGCACGTCATGCTGACAGGTGTCACCGAAGGTATGCTGCCCTTCAAGCTCGATGATGACGACGGCAAGCAGTTGAAGGTCAGCGACGAGACCCTGCAGCGCCTGCAGGAAGAACGTCGTCTGATGTATGTCGGCATCACACGCGCGCAGCGCACGCTGGCCGTGAGCTGGACCAAGCGACGCAAAAAGGGCCGCGATATGGTGACCACCCAGCCCAGCCGCTTCATCGCCGAGATGGGTCTCGATGCATCGACCGCCCGCGAAGACCCGCGTGCCAAACTGCGCGCACTGCGCGACGAGTTCGCCCGCAAGGCGCAGATCGCTCCCGACACCAACGCCTGA
- a CDS encoding SDR family NAD(P)-dependent oxidoreductase, which produces MGNASTHASLAGQHALVTGAGQGIGEAIARQLLARGAKVTVLGRRSAPLQALVEAHAGQCQAVQADVADADQVQAAFAQAIRTFGDIGILVNNAGQAASAPFMKMDLATWNHMLAVNLTGTMLCIQQVLPGMVVRGAGRIVNVASTAGLKGYGYVSGYCAAKHGVIGLTRSLALELAHKGITVNAVCPGYTETDIVRESIDRVMQKTGRSEEQAMAEFVKGNPQGRLVQPAEVADAVLWLCGAGAGAITGQSIAVAGGEVM; this is translated from the coding sequence ATGGGCAACGCAAGCACTCATGCATCGTTGGCCGGTCAGCATGCACTCGTGACCGGAGCGGGTCAGGGCATTGGTGAGGCGATTGCGCGGCAACTGCTCGCGCGCGGTGCCAAGGTTACCGTGCTCGGCCGTCGCAGTGCTCCGCTGCAGGCGCTGGTCGAAGCACATGCGGGGCAATGTCAGGCTGTGCAGGCCGATGTGGCCGATGCCGATCAGGTGCAGGCCGCTTTTGCGCAAGCCATCCGCACGTTCGGCGACATCGGCATTCTCGTGAACAACGCCGGACAGGCCGCGAGCGCGCCGTTCATGAAGATGGACCTCGCCACTTGGAACCACATGCTTGCCGTGAACCTCACCGGCACCATGCTGTGCATTCAGCAGGTGCTGCCGGGCATGGTGGTACGCGGAGCAGGACGCATCGTGAACGTCGCGAGCACGGCGGGGCTCAAGGGCTACGGCTATGTCTCGGGCTACTGCGCAGCCAAGCATGGCGTGATCGGGCTCACGCGCTCCCTCGCTCTGGAGCTCGCCCACAAGGGCATCACCGTCAACGCTGTCTGCCCCGGCTACACCGAAACCGACATCGTGCGCGAGAGCATCGACCGCGTGATGCAGAAGACCGGCCGCAGCGAAGAGCAGGCCATGGCCGAGTTCGTCAAGGGCAATCCGCAAGGGCGTCTCGTGCAGCCCGCCGAGGTGGCCGATGCCGTGCTGTGGCTCTGCGGCGCAGGCGCGGGCGCGATCACTGGGCAAAGCATTGCGGTCGCCGGTGGCGAAGTGATGTGA
- a CDS encoding roadblock/LC7 domain-containing protein codes for MMSKASTVVPPLVAATGRQILDSVFTPFPEVQIALLSTLDGFVIASHGELHNKDGSQMAAMAGSMMAMARAVASEIGHSGTRRLTFETDDGTAVFQNVPSQFPCILCLVVKKEGVLGRALWAVAEASSQMAARLHV; via the coding sequence ATGATGAGCAAAGCGTCCACTGTGGTCCCTCCGCTGGTTGCGGCAACAGGGCGACAGATTCTTGACAGCGTTTTCACCCCTTTCCCGGAAGTCCAGATCGCGCTGCTTTCTACCCTTGACGGATTTGTGATCGCCTCTCACGGCGAACTGCACAACAAGGATGGATCACAGATGGCGGCCATGGCGGGCTCCATGATGGCGATGGCGCGCGCCGTAGCCTCCGAAATCGGACACAGCGGCACCCGTCGCCTGACGTTTGAAACAGACGACGGAACGGCCGTCTTTCAGAACGTTCCTAGTCAATTCCCTTGCATTCTGTGTCTGGTTGTGAAGAAGGAAGGCGTGCTCGGTCGTGCGCTTTGGGCCGTAGCTGAAGCTAGTTCACAAATGGCTGCGCGTTTGCACGTTTGA
- a CDS encoding RidA family protein → MTTKQALLPTGWPRPKGYANGVAASGRMVFIAGMIGWDGQSVFHTDDFAGQVRQALQNVVDVLAAGGGKPEHIVRMTWYVKSKKEYLAAGREVGQAYRDVIGSFDIAMTAVEVADLIEDRAKVEIECTAVVPG, encoded by the coding sequence ATGACCACAAAACAAGCACTGCTGCCCACCGGCTGGCCGCGTCCCAAGGGCTATGCGAATGGCGTGGCGGCGAGCGGACGCATGGTGTTCATCGCCGGCATGATCGGCTGGGACGGGCAGAGCGTCTTTCACACCGATGACTTTGCGGGGCAGGTGCGGCAGGCGCTGCAGAACGTGGTCGACGTGCTGGCTGCGGGCGGCGGCAAGCCGGAGCACATCGTGCGGATGACCTGGTACGTGAAGAGCAAGAAGGAGTATTTGGCTGCCGGTCGGGAGGTGGGGCAGGCTTATCGGGACGTGATCGGGTCGTTCGACATTGCGATGACGGCGGTGGAGGTGGCGGATCTTATTGAAGATCGGGCGAAGGTGGAGATTGAGTGTACGGCGGTGGTGCCGGGGTGA
- a CDS encoding phospholipase A, translating into MSHNILRVSAAAAAMLCGSLPVTSLAQSTAESSESAWRQCTAQTDSAARLACFDQWAQAQPAGEDVGPATPANAVAKSTDTDGVATHSGAQAQLRPPAEPTATAQPAAQPNGGCRDASFSEVSRFWELEEGTDCGAFSFRGYRPVSVMASGADEINRQPTSGNPVNSASFERPYQKQEMRLQFSVRTKLASGLLTSADSKYRDSLWLGYTQQSSWQLFNSKISRPFRNTDHEPEIMYVYPTTAELPMGWRWRYTGVGLAHQSNGQSDPLSRSWNRYYVMTGFELPNRFTVDAKLWKRISESADDDNNPNIQNYIGRGELRLGWNVNQRNYLGLTARGSLNGKGKGSGRIDWMHTLGEGWLGGKSNLRLHASLFSGYGDSLIDYNFKRTVFSVGFSLLDF; encoded by the coding sequence ATGTCACACAACATCCTCCGTGTTTCCGCCGCCGCTGCAGCCATGCTGTGCGGCTCGCTGCCCGTAACGTCGCTGGCCCAGTCCACCGCCGAGTCATCGGAATCCGCATGGCGTCAATGCACGGCGCAGACCGACAGCGCGGCACGTCTTGCCTGCTTTGACCAATGGGCCCAGGCCCAGCCCGCAGGAGAAGATGTCGGCCCGGCCACTCCCGCGAATGCCGTCGCCAAATCAACGGATACCGACGGGGTAGCCACCCACAGCGGCGCGCAAGCGCAACTGCGTCCTCCAGCTGAACCCACTGCCACAGCGCAACCCGCTGCCCAGCCCAACGGCGGCTGCCGCGATGCGTCGTTCTCCGAAGTCTCGCGTTTCTGGGAACTCGAAGAAGGCACGGACTGCGGCGCCTTCAGCTTCCGAGGCTACCGTCCCGTCTCCGTCATGGCGTCGGGTGCCGACGAGATCAACCGCCAGCCCACATCTGGCAACCCGGTCAACAGCGCCAGCTTCGAGCGCCCCTACCAAAAGCAGGAAATGCGCCTCCAATTCTCGGTGCGCACCAAGCTCGCATCGGGCCTGCTCACCAGCGCCGACTCCAAATACCGCGACTCGCTCTGGCTCGGCTACACGCAGCAATCCTCGTGGCAGCTGTTCAACTCCAAGATCTCCCGCCCGTTCCGCAACACAGACCACGAGCCCGAAATCATGTACGTCTATCCCACCACCGCCGAACTGCCCATGGGCTGGCGCTGGCGCTACACCGGCGTCGGCCTCGCGCACCAATCCAACGGCCAGAGCGACCCCCTCTCGCGCAGCTGGAACCGCTACTACGTAATGACCGGCTTCGAACTGCCTAACCGCTTCACAGTCGATGCCAAGCTCTGGAAACGCATCAGCGAAAGCGCCGACGACGACAACAACCCCAATATCCAGAACTACATCGGCCGCGGCGAACTGCGTCTGGGCTGGAACGTCAATCAACGCAACTATTTAGGCCTCACCGCACGCGGCTCCCTCAACGGCAAGGGCAAGGGGTCGGGGCGCATCGATTGGATGCACACCCTTGGCGAGGGTTGGCTCGGCGGCAAGAGCAACCTGCGGCTGCACGCGTCGCTCTTCAGCGGCTATGGTGACAGCCTGATCGACTACAACTTCAAGCGCACCGTGTTCTCGGTGGGGTTCAGTCTTCTCGATTTTTAG
- a CDS encoding ATP/GTP-binding protein yields the protein MDSLPRIALVGAMGIGKTTALRSLCGDKMVSSDVVNLDRASNAKEFTTVGTEFGEIDLGDGERVQVCGCPGQERFSFVRQWILSVSMGIFIMVDANDPAAVQEASYLLQGVAALEQQPVVLILNARPASPAVVDVFAAALTKAGHGVVPVLQADPRDRNQLLDAIGVLASMLSLQSEE from the coding sequence ATGGATTCTCTTCCCCGTATTGCCTTGGTGGGGGCAATGGGTATCGGCAAGACAACGGCGCTGCGCTCCCTTTGCGGCGACAAAATGGTTTCTTCCGACGTGGTGAACCTGGATCGCGCAAGCAATGCCAAGGAGTTCACGACGGTCGGCACGGAGTTTGGCGAGATCGACCTCGGTGATGGAGAGCGCGTACAGGTATGCGGCTGTCCGGGCCAGGAGCGATTCTCGTTTGTACGCCAATGGATACTTTCAGTGTCCATGGGCATTTTCATCATGGTGGATGCCAATGATCCCGCGGCCGTGCAGGAGGCGTCGTATCTGCTTCAGGGCGTCGCCGCTTTGGAGCAGCAGCCCGTGGTTCTGATTCTCAACGCCCGTCCGGCGTCCCCAGCGGTGGTGGATGTGTTTGCTGCGGCGCTCACCAAGGCAGGGCACGGTGTGGTGCCGGTGCTGCAAGCCGATCCACGCGACCGAAATCAATTGCTCGATGCCATCGGTGTGCTGGCATCGATGTTGTCTTTGCAAAGCGAGGAATGA
- a CDS encoding enoyl-CoA hydratase family protein gives MNSSTIDPALIAGNRKQLAGYAAKHFQWQVENGVGTITLNRPERKNPLTFESYAELRDLFHELKWATDVKAIVLVGAGGNFCSGGDVHEIIGPLVQLKAPELLMFTRMTGELVKTMRTCPQPIIAAIDGVCAGAGAIMAMSSDMRLGTARSKTAFLFNRVGLAGCDMGACAMLPRIIGQGRASELLYTGRSLGGEEGERWGFFNRLCEPDAVLAEAQKLAADLAAGPSFANGITKTMLHQEWAMTLEQAIEAEAQAQAICMLTEDFSRAYHAFVAKQKPQFEGN, from the coding sequence ATGAACAGCAGCACCATCGATCCGGCCCTGATCGCGGGCAACCGCAAGCAGTTGGCGGGCTACGCGGCCAAGCACTTCCAATGGCAGGTGGAGAACGGGGTCGGCACCATCACGTTGAACCGGCCCGAGCGCAAGAACCCGCTGACCTTCGAGTCGTATGCGGAGCTGCGCGATCTGTTCCACGAACTCAAATGGGCGACCGATGTGAAGGCCATCGTGCTCGTCGGCGCGGGCGGCAATTTTTGCTCGGGCGGCGATGTGCATGAAATCATCGGCCCGCTGGTGCAACTGAAGGCACCCGAGCTGCTGATGTTCACCCGCATGACGGGCGAGCTCGTGAAGACCATGCGCACCTGCCCGCAGCCCATCATTGCGGCCATCGACGGGGTGTGCGCGGGAGCGGGCGCGATCATGGCGATGTCGTCCGACATGCGCCTTGGCACCGCGCGCAGCAAGACAGCGTTTCTGTTCAACCGCGTGGGGCTGGCCGGTTGCGACATGGGCGCATGCGCAATGCTGCCGCGCATCATCGGCCAAGGCCGTGCGAGCGAGCTGCTCTACACCGGCCGCAGTCTGGGCGGCGAGGAGGGTGAACGCTGGGGCTTCTTCAATCGCCTCTGCGAGCCCGACGCGGTGCTCGCCGAAGCGCAGAAGCTCGCCGCCGATCTCGCTGCAGGCCCGAGTTTTGCCAACGGCATCACCAAGACCATGTTGCACCAGGAATGGGCCATGACCCTCGAGCAGGCCATCGAGGCCGAAGCGCAGGCGCAGGCGATCTGCATGCTGACCGAGGATTTCTCACGCGCATATCACGCCTTCGTCGCCAAGCAGAAACCACAATTCGAGGGGAACTGA